A DNA window from Halomicrobium mukohataei DSM 12286 contains the following coding sequences:
- the cas5b gene encoding type I-B CRISPR-associated protein Cas5b, producing MSEHAPTASGLPDGAETCLSFTVSGPWGHFRRIEGNIVKQTYRVIPRTTVAGLIAAMLGIERDGYYDLFAPGESLVAIEPTSELRTMKLPMNTLSTADEHMASLNPRGKLSIKLPDPSKPRQQHNYEVLVEPAYRIDVWLADDERYDRLRSLLESGESYYVPSLGLSEHLATIDYHGEFPVEHGPDGETVAIDSTVPEAVDSIVPDPETRYQIEQTPAFMERDDGGRTTSAFVSYAYNPDGGSLRVADVSTYSVDDRAVVFT from the coding sequence GTGTCCGAGCACGCACCGACTGCGTCGGGGCTTCCCGACGGCGCTGAGACGTGCCTGTCGTTTACCGTTAGCGGCCCCTGGGGGCACTTCCGGCGCATCGAGGGTAACATCGTGAAACAGACCTATCGGGTCATTCCCCGGACCACCGTCGCCGGCCTGATCGCCGCGATGCTGGGGATCGAACGCGACGGCTACTACGACCTGTTCGCGCCGGGCGAGTCGCTCGTCGCCATCGAACCGACGAGCGAACTGCGGACGATGAAGCTCCCGATGAACACGCTCTCGACGGCCGACGAGCATATGGCGTCGCTGAACCCGCGCGGGAAGCTCTCGATCAAGCTTCCAGATCCGTCCAAGCCCCGCCAGCAGCACAACTACGAGGTCCTGGTGGAGCCGGCCTATCGAATCGACGTGTGGCTCGCCGACGACGAGCGGTACGACCGGCTCCGCTCGCTACTCGAATCGGGAGAGTCGTACTACGTCCCGAGTCTCGGTCTCTCGGAGCACCTCGCGACGATCGACTACCACGGCGAGTTTCCGGTCGAGCACGGACCGGACGGTGAGACGGTCGCGATCGACTCGACCGTCCCCGAGGCGGTCGACTCGATCGTCCCCGATCCGGAGACGCGGTACCAGATCGAGCAGACACCGGCGTTCATGGAACGTGACGACGGCGGGCGCACGACCAGTGCGTTCGTCTCCTACGCCTACAATCCGGATGGTGGCTCGCTGAGAGTCGCTGACGTGTCGACGTACTCGGTCGACGACCGAGCCGTGGTGTTCACCTGA
- a CDS encoding DUF373 family protein gives MTTLVVCIDRGGTFPPDTSLPVAGYDAVEALVTEVGLADPEDSRVNTMLEGLRVTNDLEADGDDAIVTVVGDRGDGVSADRSVARQVDELVEVHDPDSAVVVVDSAEDERLVPIIESRLRVDAVDRVVVRQARDIESTYYLLKQFLADEELRKTVLVPLGIALIALPLLLLVTSPTFAVGAIAAAVGAFLIYKGLGIDEYLSRLPGEIQAALYSGRVSLVTYVVAAGLALVGVFVGALGVRSTGDQSAFIHAMRFAFDGVPWFTAAALAAATGRLIDELMQRDSIRSAYVNLPFGTIAVGLVVRGFSEYFLERAGAIGQFQIGPATIGPVLIEAVTLERGPRLAVFILGGILVSLIGVRFAAYFSQSSVQDEFVD, from the coding sequence GTGACGACGCTGGTGGTCTGTATCGACCGCGGGGGGACGTTTCCGCCAGACACATCGCTCCCGGTCGCGGGCTACGACGCCGTCGAGGCACTCGTGACCGAGGTCGGCCTCGCGGACCCGGAAGACAGCCGCGTCAACACGATGCTGGAAGGGCTGCGGGTGACCAACGACCTCGAAGCCGACGGCGACGACGCCATCGTGACGGTGGTCGGCGACCGCGGCGACGGCGTCAGCGCCGACCGGAGCGTCGCCAGACAGGTCGACGAGCTGGTCGAGGTCCACGATCCCGACTCCGCGGTCGTCGTCGTCGACAGCGCGGAGGACGAGCGGCTGGTCCCGATCATCGAGAGTCGCCTGCGCGTCGACGCGGTCGACCGCGTGGTCGTCCGGCAGGCCCGCGACATCGAATCGACGTACTACCTGCTCAAGCAGTTCCTCGCCGACGAGGAACTGCGAAAGACCGTCCTCGTCCCGCTGGGGATCGCACTGATCGCGCTCCCCTTGCTCTTGTTGGTCACGTCGCCCACCTTCGCCGTCGGGGCCATCGCGGCCGCCGTCGGCGCGTTCCTCATCTACAAGGGGCTAGGGATCGACGAGTATCTCTCGCGGCTCCCCGGCGAGATCCAGGCGGCGCTGTACTCCGGGCGCGTGTCGCTGGTCACCTACGTGGTCGCCGCCGGCCTGGCGCTGGTCGGCGTCTTCGTGGGTGCGCTGGGCGTGCGGTCGACCGGCGACCAGAGCGCGTTCATCCACGCCATGCGCTTCGCGTTCGACGGCGTGCCGTGGTTCACGGCGGCGGCACTCGCGGCCGCAACCGGCCGGCTCATCGACGAACTCATGCAGCGCGACTCCATCCGCTCGGCGTACGTCAATCTCCCGTTCGGGACGATCGCCGTCGGACTGGTCGTCCGAGGGTTCTCCGAGTACTTCCTCGAACGGGCCGGCGCCATCGGCCAGTTCCAGATCGGACCGGCGACGATCGGCCCGGTGCTGATCGAGGCCGTCACGCTGGAGCGAGGCCCGCGGCTCGCGGTGTTCATTCTCGGTGGGATCCTCGTGAGCCTGATCGGCGTCCGCTTTGCCGCGTACTTCAGCCAGTCGAGCGTCCAGGACGAGTTCGTCGACTAG
- the cas7b gene encoding type I-B CRISPR-associated protein Cas7/Csh2 → MSEHYPTVSNRSEIVFAYDAVDANPNGNPLSGANRPRIDPHTDQAIVTDVRLKRYLRDQLQDDGHGVYIRNVKEDDGDQATREDLLEDRLKDIDLDDVDEADIENAVFGQFLENSADVRYFGATMSIDMDDEKVDHLPDHFTGPVQFSPGKSLHRVMENEEYNSLTSVIATGDDKAQGGFDLDDHRIQYAFIGFHGLVDEHGAEGTLLTDGDVRRLDTLCWRALKNQTISRSKVGQEPRLYLRVEYADESFHLGGLDQDIDLDSSESAPVEEIRNVRDICVDVSALLERLDAASDRIDTVHVVASDVLELSVDGETGGPEFLYDALESRVGSESVREIDVYEDAKATMPEE, encoded by the coding sequence ATGAGTGAACACTATCCCACCGTTTCGAACAGGTCCGAAATCGTCTTCGCGTACGACGCGGTCGACGCGAACCCCAACGGCAATCCGCTGAGCGGCGCGAACCGACCGCGTATCGACCCCCACACCGATCAGGCGATCGTCACCGACGTTCGCCTCAAGCGCTACCTCCGCGATCAGCTACAGGACGACGGTCACGGCGTCTACATTCGCAACGTCAAGGAAGACGACGGCGATCAGGCGACCCGCGAGGACCTCCTCGAAGACCGTCTCAAGGACATCGACCTCGACGACGTGGACGAAGCCGACATCGAAAACGCCGTCTTCGGTCAGTTCCTCGAAAACAGCGCCGACGTTCGCTACTTCGGCGCGACGATGAGCATCGATATGGACGATGAGAAGGTCGACCACCTCCCGGATCACTTCACCGGTCCCGTCCAGTTCTCGCCGGGCAAGTCGCTCCACCGAGTCATGGAAAACGAGGAGTACAACAGCCTCACAAGCGTCATCGCGACCGGCGACGACAAGGCACAGGGCGGGTTCGATCTCGACGACCACCGGATCCAGTACGCGTTCATCGGGTTCCACGGACTCGTCGACGAGCACGGGGCCGAAGGCACGCTCCTGACGGATGGGGACGTGCGGCGACTGGACACGCTGTGCTGGCGCGCGCTGAAGAACCAGACGATCAGCCGGAGCAAGGTCGGACAGGAGCCCCGGCTCTACCTCAGAGTCGAGTACGCCGACGAGAGCTTCCATCTCGGCGGGCTCGATCAGGACATCGATCTCGACAGTTCGGAATCCGCTCCCGTCGAGGAAATTCGCAACGTCCGAGACATCTGTGTCGACGTGTCGGCGCTGCTCGAACGGCTCGACGCGGCGTCCGACCGGATCGACACCGTCCACGTCGTCGCCAGCGACGTTCTCGAACTCTCCGTCGACGGTGAGACGGGCGGTCCGGAGTTCCTCTACGACGCCCTCGAATCGAGGGTCGGTAGCGAATCCGTCCGCGAGATCGACGTGTACGAGGACGCGAAGGCGACGATGCCGGAGGAGTGA
- the sppA gene encoding signal peptide peptidase SppA, whose translation MSTTRTVGRLSLVAAVTVVVGVVGWLAFYVLPGSLADLLGVVFVVVAVVAGVKLGGSLAGSILPGYNVAEVAVEGPISRDGGGSLASPPVGARAEDIVEQIERADDDSAVDALLVELNTPGGEIVPSEDIRLAAERFDGPTVGYATDVCASGGYDIAAGCDELWAREGSIVGSIGVIGSRVNAKELADRVGLSYEQFTAGTFKDAGTPLKEFEQEEREYLQSIVDDYYEQFVDTVAEGRELDAAEIRDTEARIFLGSEAHELGLVDEIGTRRDVEAKLEEQLGEPVTVEAFEPSRGLAGRLQTGAQTAAFALGAGVASAFDGDLDGLSFRR comes from the coding sequence ATGTCGACGACACGCACGGTCGGGCGACTGTCGCTCGTCGCCGCTGTCACGGTCGTAGTGGGGGTCGTCGGCTGGCTCGCGTTCTACGTCCTGCCGGGGAGCCTCGCCGATCTCCTCGGTGTGGTGTTCGTCGTCGTCGCGGTCGTGGCTGGCGTCAAGCTCGGTGGCTCGCTCGCCGGTTCGATCCTGCCCGGCTACAACGTCGCCGAGGTTGCTGTCGAGGGGCCGATCAGTCGCGACGGCGGCGGCTCGCTTGCCAGTCCGCCGGTCGGTGCGCGTGCCGAGGACATCGTCGAACAGATCGAGCGCGCCGACGACGACAGCGCGGTCGACGCGCTGCTCGTCGAGCTGAACACGCCCGGCGGCGAGATCGTTCCCAGCGAGGACATCCGGCTGGCCGCCGAGCGCTTCGACGGCCCCACCGTCGGCTACGCGACGGACGTGTGTGCCTCCGGCGGGTACGACATCGCCGCCGGCTGTGACGAGCTCTGGGCGCGCGAGGGGAGCATCGTCGGCTCGATCGGCGTCATCGGCTCGCGAGTCAACGCCAAGGAGCTCGCAGACCGGGTCGGACTCTCCTACGAACAGTTCACCGCGGGCACGTTCAAAGACGCCGGGACCCCACTCAAGGAGTTCGAGCAGGAGGAACGCGAGTATCTCCAGTCGATCGTCGACGACTACTACGAGCAGTTCGTCGACACCGTCGCCGAGGGGCGGGAACTGGACGCCGCCGAGATCCGCGACACCGAGGCCCGGATCTTCCTCGGCAGCGAGGCCCACGAGCTGGGGCTGGTCGACGAGATCGGGACGCGGCGGGACGTCGAGGCGAAGCTAGAGGAGCAACTGGGCGAGCCGGTCACCGTCGAGGCGTTCGAGCCGTCCCGCGGGCTGGCCGGCAGGCTCCAGACCGGTGCTCAGACGGCCGCCTTCGCGCTCGGGGCCGGTGTCGCGAGCGCGTTCGACGGCGATCTCGACGGGCTCTCGTTCCGTCGGTAG
- the cas8b gene encoding type I-B CRISPR-associated protein Cas8b/Csh1: protein MLDPDEFYDEYPPEKLEDELPERPISSLRDIQHLYGRLYTLATAGGGDYAAYLTPDQANDLIGTEESLIAVCVDLSGERPTLDAEEPVRVTQYTDDLVQRVAHCKYNAARGIDHSVTHRSGRNSDPEKLARYACERLTKWATDDVVQSIADDHPDGDVIRGLATVGEDENALDRIREAVQTELGGSTTALLTVQVRREEGGEYEWPGQISVFDEAMRARKLSKLVSKGQATNSAGEATDLVSGERTRTVGTAEDPLNYFLGKQMEKFPGLDPDEAWRSHPISEDGAVTLMNAEEFVDACSYRTFNADVYYLPYFLGRPTPEETYKLYAALHRVTRDDDMNPVQALYDEFGDHEAAPEGRLRFYVAAVMKHQMSRFDVYGETLNGRIHYPTEVGQRHEQVTGSWVFDEDDARNGGRTPPMPSHEEWALTNYQRFREMVASGAYLYGTFPFTDEDTDATVDDERIDVHVSILAGDPVPRNQLVSAYVDRLLDRDGDEVPELLIASQFAQLCALENAGLVTTDAGETEPTLIDGPDYDTMEPEHARTDGGTAALDRTEKLESFIEQTDGLDDAERKGAFLLGTLVGQVGTYQQGYHDRSTTVIDQYPIKSMTKTKIKRITQEVIDKDVVYSREMAKKGSEINSTMYKEVTNAIVETMAESDPSDWEISTDDLRFYYALGLTYGMNDRSTNENDAADDETSETNE from the coding sequence ATGCTTGATCCCGACGAGTTCTACGATGAGTATCCGCCCGAGAAGCTCGAAGACGAGCTCCCCGAGCGACCGATCTCGTCGCTGCGGGACATCCAGCACCTCTACGGGCGACTCTACACGCTGGCGACGGCCGGCGGCGGCGACTACGCGGCCTATCTGACGCCCGATCAGGCCAACGATCTGATCGGGACAGAGGAGAGCCTGATCGCCGTCTGCGTCGATCTGTCCGGAGAGCGGCCGACGCTCGACGCGGAGGAACCCGTCCGGGTGACCCAGTACACCGACGACCTGGTACAGCGGGTCGCTCACTGCAAGTACAACGCGGCGCGGGGGATCGACCACAGCGTCACGCACCGCTCCGGACGCAACAGCGATCCCGAGAAACTGGCCCGGTACGCCTGCGAGCGGCTGACGAAGTGGGCGACCGACGACGTGGTCCAGAGCATCGCAGACGATCACCCCGACGGCGACGTGATCCGCGGACTGGCGACCGTCGGCGAGGACGAGAACGCCCTCGACAGGATTCGAGAGGCCGTCCAGACCGAGCTCGGCGGTTCGACGACAGCGCTCCTCACCGTGCAGGTGCGCCGGGAGGAGGGCGGCGAGTACGAGTGGCCGGGACAGATTTCCGTGTTCGACGAAGCGATGCGTGCGCGGAAGCTCTCGAAGCTCGTCTCGAAGGGGCAGGCGACGAACTCTGCCGGCGAGGCGACGGATCTCGTCAGCGGCGAACGGACGCGAACCGTCGGCACCGCCGAGGATCCGCTCAACTACTTCCTGGGCAAGCAAATGGAGAAGTTCCCGGGGCTGGATCCCGACGAGGCCTGGCGGAGCCACCCCATCTCCGAGGACGGCGCGGTCACGCTGATGAACGCCGAGGAGTTCGTCGACGCCTGTTCCTACCGGACGTTCAACGCCGACGTGTATTACCTCCCGTACTTCCTCGGACGACCGACGCCCGAAGAGACGTACAAGCTGTACGCGGCACTCCACAGAGTCACACGGGACGACGACATGAATCCGGTTCAGGCGCTCTACGACGAGTTCGGCGACCACGAGGCGGCGCCCGAGGGGCGACTGCGCTTCTACGTCGCGGCGGTGATGAAACACCAGATGTCCCGATTCGACGTGTACGGCGAGACGCTGAACGGCCGGATCCACTACCCGACCGAGGTCGGGCAGCGACACGAGCAGGTGACCGGCAGCTGGGTCTTCGACGAGGACGACGCCAGGAACGGAGGTCGGACGCCGCCGATGCCCTCCCACGAAGAGTGGGCGCTCACTAATTACCAGCGGTTTCGAGAGATGGTCGCGTCGGGTGCCTATCTCTACGGCACCTTCCCGTTCACCGACGAGGACACCGACGCGACGGTCGACGACGAGCGAATCGACGTTCACGTCTCGATCCTTGCCGGCGATCCCGTCCCGCGGAACCAACTGGTCAGCGCCTACGTCGATCGATTGCTCGACCGTGACGGTGACGAAGTCCCCGAACTCCTGATCGCCTCCCAGTTCGCACAGCTGTGCGCGCTGGAAAACGCCGGCCTCGTGACGACGGACGCCGGCGAGACCGAACCGACGCTGATCGACGGCCCCGATTACGACACTATGGAACCAGAACACGCGCGAACCGACGGCGGCACTGCTGCCCTCGATCGCACCGAGAAACTCGAATCGTTCATCGAACAGACGGACGGACTGGACGACGCCGAACGGAAGGGAGCATTCCTGCTCGGCACGCTCGTCGGCCAGGTCGGCACCTACCAGCAGGGGTATCACGATCGATCGACGACCGTCATCGACCAGTACCCGATCAAGTCGATGACCAAGACGAAGATCAAGCGCATCACCCAAGAGGTGATCGACAAAGACGTAGTCTACTCCCGGGAGATGGCCAAGAAAGGGTCGGAGATCAATTCGACGATGTACAAGGAAGTTACGAACGCCATCGTCGAGACCATGGCCGAAAGCGATCCGTCGGACTGGGAGATCAGCACCGACGATCTGCGCTTCTACTACGCCCTGGGACTGACCTACGGAATGAACGACCGATCGACTAACGAGAACGACGCTGCCGACGACGAAACCTCAGAAACCAATGAGTGA
- a CDS encoding RsmB/NOP family class I SAM-dependent RNA methyltransferase produces the protein MDVLERYEPLIDDFSAFRDACARPLPPVVRVNTLKTTVDRAIRALRDEGITVERTDWHEGLLELPDDQPGANWPYFHGWIYGQEEVSAVPVRVLGPEPGERIWDACAAPGSKTSQIAARQGDDGVVVATDSNLGRLSALRTNTEQLGITSVAVTHEDARNHSLKPFGDDDSAEYDRALVDVPCSCEGTVRKNPDTLDEWTLEHVEGIAGVQKGVLRRAIQTTKPGGTVVYSTCTFAPEENEAVLDYALETEACRLVPFEIPLASTGGVTEWQGESYDDSVRQAHRIYPHHNDTGGFFCAKLEVTA, from the coding sequence ATGGACGTTCTGGAGCGGTACGAACCGCTGATCGATGATTTTTCGGCGTTCCGCGACGCCTGCGCGCGCCCGCTCCCGCCGGTCGTTCGAGTCAACACGCTCAAGACGACCGTCGACCGGGCCATCCGGGCGCTGCGAGACGAGGGCATCACCGTCGAACGGACCGACTGGCACGAGGGGCTCCTGGAACTGCCCGACGATCAGCCGGGGGCGAACTGGCCGTACTTCCACGGCTGGATCTACGGACAGGAAGAAGTCTCGGCCGTGCCCGTCCGCGTCCTCGGTCCAGAGCCCGGCGAGCGGATCTGGGACGCCTGTGCCGCGCCGGGGAGCAAGACCTCACAGATCGCGGCCCGACAGGGCGACGACGGCGTCGTCGTGGCGACCGACTCCAACCTCGGCCGCCTCTCGGCGCTGCGGACCAACACCGAACAGCTGGGCATCACCAGCGTCGCCGTCACCCACGAGGACGCCCGCAACCACTCGCTGAAGCCGTTCGGGGACGACGACAGTGCCGAGTACGACCGCGCGCTCGTGGACGTGCCCTGTTCGTGCGAGGGGACGGTCCGCAAGAACCCGGACACGCTCGACGAGTGGACCCTCGAACACGTCGAGGGCATCGCCGGTGTCCAGAAGGGCGTGCTCCGGCGCGCGATCCAGACCACGAAGCCCGGCGGGACGGTCGTCTACTCGACGTGTACGTTCGCGCCCGAGGAGAACGAGGCGGTGCTCGACTACGCGCTCGAAACGGAGGCGTGCCGACTCGTCCCCTTCGAGATCCCGCTGGCCTCGACGGGCGGCGTCACGGAGTGGCAGGGCGAATCCTACGACGACAGCGTCCGGCAGGCCCACCGGATCTACCCCCACCACAACGACACCGGCGGGTTCTTCTGCGCGAAACTGGAGGTCACAGCATGA
- a CDS encoding DUF7122 family protein, with the protein MTHGDVTFDRVPADDAAREDPDAPTREEILDYWPDRFAIPREVFEPYTFWERGNGKIWLFRGEAPDTVPIQGLGMTFLRTRQEFWKPTTDAVQRFGGHASENVLHLDRDAARAFVAGEDQEIEWDGDWGYLIVTHDIAGATEPLGVGLYTYGELKTQVAKGRQREL; encoded by the coding sequence ATGACCCACGGCGACGTGACCTTCGACCGGGTGCCGGCCGACGACGCGGCCCGCGAGGACCCCGACGCGCCGACGCGCGAGGAGATTCTGGACTACTGGCCCGACCGGTTCGCCATTCCCCGCGAGGTGTTCGAACCCTACACCTTCTGGGAGCGTGGCAACGGCAAGATCTGGCTGTTCCGCGGCGAGGCACCCGACACGGTCCCCATCCAGGGGCTCGGCATGACGTTCCTGCGCACTCGCCAGGAGTTCTGGAAGCCGACGACCGACGCCGTCCAGCGCTTTGGCGGCCACGCGAGCGAGAACGTCCTCCACCTCGACCGGGACGCCGCCCGCGCCTTCGTCGCGGGCGAGGACCAGGAGATCGAGTGGGACGGCGACTGGGGCTATCTCATCGTCACCCACGACATCGCCGGGGCGACCGAACCCCTCGGCGTCGGCCTGTACACCTACGGCGAACTCAAGACACAGGTCGCCAAGGGTCGCCAGCGAGAGCTGTAA
- a CDS encoding proteasome assembly chaperone family protein has translation MAHIAVHRDDLALESPTLVEGLPGVGLVGKIAADHLVETFEMTEYASIHCDGLPEIAVYRQGDQQLKPPVRLYADAERDLLVLQSDAPVSPSTADEFATCLTGWLADNDVTPIYLSGMPAKREGTASMYGVGTGDGKALLSAADIGAPTIDGAVTGPTGALLYAAQRQGLDSVGLVVDADKQFPDPAAARVVLEDGVQPLAGIDIDTEALVEHAEEISEAKADLAAQMQQANDESTSAKPLGMFQ, from the coding sequence ATGGCACACATTGCAGTCCACCGTGACGACCTCGCGCTGGAATCGCCGACGCTCGTCGAGGGGCTTCCGGGGGTCGGGCTGGTCGGCAAGATCGCGGCCGATCACCTGGTCGAGACCTTCGAGATGACCGAGTACGCCTCGATCCACTGCGACGGGCTCCCGGAGATCGCCGTCTACCGACAGGGCGACCAGCAGCTCAAGCCGCCGGTCAGGCTCTACGCCGACGCGGAGCGGGATCTGCTCGTCCTCCAGAGCGACGCGCCGGTCTCGCCGAGCACCGCCGACGAGTTCGCTACCTGCTTGACGGGCTGGCTGGCCGACAACGACGTGACGCCGATCTACCTCAGCGGGATGCCGGCCAAGCGCGAGGGGACGGCGTCGATGTACGGTGTCGGGACCGGTGACGGGAAGGCGCTGCTCTCTGCGGCCGACATCGGCGCGCCGACGATCGACGGCGCGGTCACCGGCCCGACCGGTGCCCTGCTCTACGCCGCACAGCGTCAGGGCCTCGACAGCGTCGGGCTCGTCGTCGATGCCGACAAGCAGTTCCCGGATCCGGCGGCGGCCCGCGTCGTCCTGGAAGATGGCGTCCAGCCCCTCGCGGGAATCGACATCGACACTGAGGCACTGGTCGAGCACGCCGAGGAGATCAGCGAGGCGAAGGCGGACCTGGCTGCACAGATGCAGCAGGCAAACGACGAGTCCACGAGCGCGAAGCCGCTCGGGATGTTCCAGTGA
- the cas6 gene encoding CRISPR-associated endoribonuclease Cas6: MRVIAHLQARADTAYDATYHHKLRGRLWDALDGTAYESLHDENRPKGFTYSNPFPPGNMREGDEKTLLVASPHEELLAHVAADLKLDRELNIGEMPFHVDAVNGLATDVGEPGTSGTIETGTGVLVRIPPWRFEEYGIDTDHDEAEFWRPEHTMEPFRNQIENNLDKKHGLFCQEYQPGPSETDGDLFEGADLIKTFSIPVTVTQGQRETWVLSKWRFDYTVRDDHHRRHLNLALDTGLGERNSLGFGFVNITEKDGRQPGTEDIDA; this comes from the coding sequence ATGCGAGTGATCGCACATCTGCAAGCACGTGCCGATACGGCGTACGACGCGACGTATCACCACAAGCTTCGAGGGCGTCTCTGGGACGCTCTCGACGGGACGGCGTACGAGTCGCTGCACGACGAGAACCGTCCGAAGGGGTTCACGTACTCGAACCCGTTTCCGCCGGGAAACATGCGCGAGGGCGACGAGAAGACGTTGCTCGTCGCCTCGCCACACGAAGAGTTACTCGCCCACGTCGCGGCCGACCTCAAACTCGACCGCGAGCTGAACATCGGGGAGATGCCCTTCCACGTCGACGCGGTCAACGGGCTGGCGACCGACGTGGGCGAACCGGGCACGTCGGGGACGATCGAGACCGGAACGGGGGTCCTGGTCCGGATTCCGCCGTGGCGGTTCGAGGAGTACGGCATCGACACCGACCACGACGAGGCCGAGTTTTGGCGGCCGGAGCACACGATGGAGCCGTTCCGGAACCAGATCGAGAACAACCTCGACAAGAAACACGGACTGTTCTGTCAGGAGTACCAGCCCGGGCCGTCGGAGACCGACGGCGATCTGTTCGAGGGCGCGGATCTGATCAAGACGTTCTCGATTCCGGTGACGGTCACGCAGGGCCAGCGCGAGACGTGGGTGTTGAGCAAGTGGCGATTCGACTACACCGTCCGCGACGACCACCACCGCCGCCACCTGAATCTGGCGCTGGACACCGGGCTCGGCGAGCGCAACTCGCTGGGCTTCGGATTCGTCAACATCACCGAGAAGGACGGTCGCCAGCCCGGAACGGAGGACATCGATGCTTGA